In the genome of Flavobacterium panacagri, one region contains:
- a CDS encoding efflux RND transporter permease subunit: MKNAVQVGFWEKLARIILKNRITILVILSLLTIFLGYQWKNLSMTYTEANLLPKDHIANKDYQKFLDKFGEEGNLIVIGFKDPKFFTPKNYAAWTELMNGLKKAKEVDLVISLNDLKKLEKDTVNQKFVLAPFIEESKVLDPAYLKTVQYDLFHNLPFYEGLLFNKESGSVRSAIYMNKALVNTAERKTFILKDLVPKIDKFEKTTGIDLKVSGMPYIRTINADNMKGEIGLFIGASLLTVSLIFFFFFRSFRATFISICILIVGVTWSFGTLGLFGYKITILTAIIPPLIIVIGITNCIFLINKYQQEIKLHNNQAKALQRVISKIGSSTLMTNLTAAIGFATLMITGNELLFEFGLVTSINVLSVYTLTLFIVPIIYSFMPLPKAKHLYHLDKTYISTLLNVVANIVKGKKTIVYTIYAILFIISLNGVRQMKVSGSLIGEMPKTASFFKDILFYEKEFNGVMPLEIMIDTKKKKGVMKPATIRKMDELQNTISEIPELAKPVSVVNLVKYAKQAFYNGNPEYYQLPTSQEQTFILGYAKNATKNSKENLMKAYVDSTGQYARITTFMKDIGTDEMAKVEGKLRKKIDEIFPKDRYEVTITGKALVFQKGTTYLAHNLIESLLFAIATIAILMLYLFRSFKMVAASLITNILPLCITSGLMGYFGIPLKPSTILVFSIAFGISVDNAIQFMAKYKHDLIQNRGKVKKSVFSALRETGVSTFYTSVVLILGFATFTLSSFSGTIALGGLISCTLVFAMFANLVVLPSLVLTFEKKKTKKEELENLEK; this comes from the coding sequence ATGAAAAACGCTGTCCAAGTCGGATTTTGGGAAAAACTGGCCCGAATTATACTTAAAAACAGAATAACTATTTTGGTTATTCTTTCCCTGTTAACTATTTTCCTTGGTTATCAATGGAAAAACCTGTCTATGACTTATACCGAAGCCAACTTGCTTCCAAAAGATCATATTGCGAATAAAGATTATCAAAAATTTCTTGATAAGTTCGGCGAAGAAGGAAACCTGATTGTGATTGGTTTTAAAGATCCGAAGTTTTTTACACCTAAGAATTACGCTGCCTGGACAGAATTAATGAATGGTTTGAAAAAAGCGAAAGAAGTTGATTTGGTAATTTCTTTGAATGACTTAAAGAAACTGGAAAAAGATACTGTAAATCAAAAATTTGTTTTAGCGCCATTTATTGAAGAAAGCAAAGTACTTGATCCTGCTTATTTAAAAACGGTTCAATATGATTTGTTTCACAATCTTCCTTTTTATGAAGGGCTTTTGTTTAACAAAGAAAGCGGGAGTGTTCGTTCTGCCATCTACATGAATAAAGCGCTGGTAAATACAGCTGAAAGAAAGACTTTTATCTTAAAAGATTTAGTTCCGAAAATTGATAAATTCGAAAAAACAACAGGAATCGATCTTAAAGTTTCGGGAATGCCTTACATCCGTACGATCAATGCGGATAATATGAAAGGCGAAATCGGACTTTTTATTGGAGCGTCTTTATTAACGGTTTCTTTAATTTTCTTTTTCTTCTTCCGTTCATTCAGAGCTACATTTATTTCGATTTGTATTTTAATTGTCGGCGTAACCTGGTCGTTTGGAACACTTGGATTATTTGGATATAAAATCACGATTTTAACGGCTATTATTCCACCGCTGATTATCGTAATCGGAATTACCAACTGTATTTTCCTGATTAATAAATACCAGCAGGAAATTAAACTGCATAACAATCAGGCAAAAGCGTTACAGCGTGTGATTTCAAAAATTGGTTCTTCGACTTTGATGACCAATTTAACTGCTGCAATTGGTTTTGCAACCTTGATGATTACCGGAAACGAATTACTTTTTGAATTTGGATTGGTAACTTCTATCAACGTGCTTTCTGTTTATACTTTGACACTTTTTATCGTGCCGATTATTTACAGTTTTATGCCATTGCCAAAAGCGAAACACTTATACCACTTAGACAAAACGTATATTTCAACGCTGTTGAATGTGGTTGCTAATATCGTTAAAGGTAAAAAGACAATCGTTTACACTATTTATGCTATCCTTTTTATAATAAGTTTAAATGGAGTGAGACAAATGAAAGTATCAGGAAGTTTAATTGGCGAAATGCCGAAAACAGCTTCTTTCTTTAAAGATATTTTATTTTACGAAAAGGAATTCAACGGAGTTATGCCGCTGGAAATTATGATTGACACTAAAAAGAAAAAAGGTGTCATGAAGCCGGCTACAATTCGTAAAATGGATGAATTGCAAAATACCATTTCAGAAATTCCCGAATTAGCAAAACCGGTTTCGGTTGTCAATTTGGTTAAATATGCCAAACAAGCTTTTTATAACGGAAACCCTGAATATTACCAATTGCCGACTTCACAGGAACAGACTTTTATTTTGGGTTATGCTAAAAATGCAACCAAAAACAGTAAAGAAAATTTAATGAAAGCTTATGTGGATTCGACTGGACAATATGCCCGAATCACGACTTTCATGAAAGATATTGGAACAGATGAAATGGCAAAAGTAGAAGGAAAACTCCGCAAAAAAATTGATGAAATTTTCCCGAAAGACCGTTACGAAGTTACGATTACAGGAAAAGCTTTAGTTTTCCAAAAAGGAACAACTTATCTGGCACATAACTTAATCGAATCGTTACTTTTTGCAATTGCAACGATTGCAATTTTGATGCTGTATTTATTCCGTTCGTTCAAAATGGTAGCTGCTTCTTTGATTACGAATATTTTACCGCTTTGTATTACTTCGGGATTAATGGGGTATTTCGGAATTCCGTTAAAACCTTCAACGATTTTGGTATTCAGTATCGCTTTCGGAATTTCGGTAGATAATGCGATTCAGTTTATGGCGAAATACAAACATGACCTGATTCAAAACCGTGGAAAAGTGAAGAAATCTGTTTTCAGTGCCTTAAGAGAAACTGGTGTAAGTACTTTCTATACTTCTGTAGTTTTGATCTTAGGTTTTGCGACTTTTACTTTATCAAGTTTCAGCGGAACAATCGCCTTAGGAGGATTAATTTCCTGTACTTTGGTTTTTGCCATGTTTGCTAACTTGGTTGTATTGCCATCACTGGTTTTAACTTTTGAGAAGAAGAAAACTAAGAAAGAGGAATTGGAGAATTTGGAGAAATAA
- a CDS encoding sensor histidine kinase has product MENNNTTTFIFLAILFLLIVIICFMIYQLMQAKKAKEDAEKSFYALEVKVNDLQLENLESKLNPHLFKNILNSIQSHAYQTYFALDKLANVLDYILYESKKKFVTAKEEINFALNLIEINKIKISPLFELKIKTNINEDDKLYDQPLLAPLISIDLIENAFKHADLQSADAFISVVFEFKDNAFFMTVSNKISDKKVLKKERSGFGHATLEHRLRIIYKNNFKLDKFIENDIYIAHLKIDLLEYKTEMLASGR; this is encoded by the coding sequence ATGGAGAACAACAATACCACAACATTTATTTTTTTAGCGATTCTTTTCTTGCTGATTGTCATCATTTGTTTTATGATTTATCAATTGATGCAGGCCAAAAAAGCAAAAGAAGATGCAGAAAAGAGTTTTTATGCGCTTGAAGTAAAAGTAAATGATCTTCAGTTAGAAAATCTTGAATCAAAACTAAATCCGCATTTGTTTAAGAATATTTTAAATTCGATTCAGTCACATGCTTATCAAACGTATTTCGCCTTAGATAAACTGGCCAATGTTTTGGATTATATTTTATATGAAAGCAAAAAGAAATTTGTGACGGCAAAAGAAGAAATCAATTTTGCACTGAATCTAATCGAAATCAATAAAATTAAAATCAGTCCGCTTTTTGAATTGAAGATTAAAACGAATATCAACGAAGACGATAAATTATACGATCAGCCTTTGTTAGCGCCTTTGATTTCAATTGATTTAATAGAAAATGCATTTAAACACGCCGATCTTCAAAGTGCTGATGCTTTTATTTCGGTAGTTTTTGAATTTAAAGACAATGCTTTTTTTATGACCGTTTCAAACAAAATCTCAGATAAAAAAGTGTTGAAAAAGGAGCGAAGCGGTTTTGGTCATGCGACTTTAGAACATCGCCTTCGAATTATTTACAAGAATAATTTCAAACTCGATAAGTTTATAGAAAACGACATTTATATTGCTCATCTAAAAATAGATTTACTTGAATACAAAACTGAAATGCTTGCTTCTGGACGATGA
- a CDS encoding GxxExxY protein: MLSERTEEIGKIIVNAAFKVHKQLGPGLLERVYEVCLAHEIAKAGLDVKRQVDIPIFYDGIEFSEGLRLDLLIEDSIIIEIKAVEQMNPVWEAQIISQLKLLDKDLGFLINFNVPLIKSGIRRFINTKRVF; encoded by the coding sequence ATGCTCTCTGAAAGAACTGAAGAAATTGGAAAAATAATTGTAAACGCAGCATTCAAAGTTCACAAACAACTTGGACCGGGATTATTAGAAAGAGTTTATGAAGTTTGTCTAGCTCATGAAATTGCAAAAGCTGGTCTTGATGTAAAACGCCAAGTTGATATTCCGATCTTTTATGACGGAATTGAATTTAGTGAAGGATTAAGACTAGATTTACTGATTGAAGATTCTATAATTATAGAAATAAAAGCAGTCGAACAAATGAATCCAGTTTGGGAAGCACAAATTATTAGTCAGTTAAAATTACTAGACAAAGATTTAGGCTTTTTAATCAATTTCAATGTTCCTTTAATAAAGAGTGGCATCAGAAGATTTATAAATACAAAAAGAGTATTTTAA
- the rpoN gene encoding RNA polymerase factor sigma-54: protein MLKQFLNLKLSQKLSPQQIQLMKLIQLPTQAFEQRLLEEMNENPALEAGKEDEYEADEYANDEYDDYDDNESDRIEADDINIDEYLSDDDTPDYKTQVNNYSDDEERETPFAAPISFHQDLINQLNTFILNDEEREIAEFLVGSIDDMGYIRRSIPDIVDDMAFTQGIYTDEAMVEKMMTVIHELEPSGVGARDLQECLLLQLKHKTPTEYVDLAIDIIENQFDAFTKKHYDKLLQKYSVSNEQLKKAIHEIERLNPKPGGSFAGNNKVTENVVPDFAIRIVDGELELTLNGRNAPSLHVSKDYQEMMQTYKESKDKSTAQKDAVQFIKQKLDSAKWFIDAIRQRQETLFVTMNAIMHYQEEYFLDGDETKLKPMILKDIADMVGLDISTISRVANSKYVETPYGTKLIKEFFSEAMKNDQGEDVSTLEIKKILKNTIEEEDKKKPLPDDQLAEILKEKGYPIARRTIAKYREQLDIPVARMRKKI, encoded by the coding sequence ATGCTAAAGCAATTTTTAAATTTAAAATTATCCCAAAAATTATCTCCACAGCAAATCCAGCTGATGAAGTTAATTCAATTGCCTACGCAAGCTTTTGAACAGCGTTTATTGGAAGAAATGAACGAAAACCCAGCTTTGGAAGCGGGTAAAGAAGACGAATACGAAGCCGATGAATATGCTAATGACGAATACGACGATTATGATGATAATGAATCTGACAGAATTGAAGCAGACGACATTAACATTGACGAATATCTAAGCGACGACGATACGCCTGATTACAAAACTCAGGTGAATAATTATAGTGATGACGAAGAGCGCGAAACTCCTTTTGCGGCTCCAATCAGTTTTCATCAGGACTTAATCAATCAACTGAATACTTTTATTTTAAACGATGAAGAGCGGGAAATTGCTGAGTTCCTTGTTGGAAGTATTGATGATATGGGTTACATTCGAAGAAGTATTCCGGATATTGTAGATGACATGGCTTTTACTCAGGGAATTTATACTGATGAGGCTATGGTCGAGAAAATGATGACCGTGATTCATGAATTAGAACCTTCGGGAGTTGGAGCACGCGATTTACAAGAATGTTTACTGCTTCAATTAAAACATAAAACACCAACTGAATATGTTGATTTAGCGATTGACATTATCGAAAATCAGTTTGATGCTTTTACGAAGAAACATTACGACAAACTTTTACAGAAATACAGTGTTTCAAACGAACAGCTGAAAAAAGCCATTCACGAAATTGAAAGACTGAACCCAAAACCGGGAGGATCTTTTGCTGGAAATAATAAAGTTACTGAAAATGTAGTTCCAGACTTCGCGATCAGAATTGTGGACGGCGAATTGGAACTGACTTTAAACGGAAGAAATGCTCCTTCTCTGCACGTTTCTAAAGATTATCAGGAAATGATGCAGACGTATAAGGAATCTAAAGATAAATCGACAGCGCAGAAAGATGCCGTTCAGTTTATCAAACAGAAATTGGATTCGGCTAAATGGTTTATCGACGCGATTAGACAGCGTCAGGAGACTTTATTTGTAACAATGAATGCGATTATGCATTATCAGGAAGAATATTTCTTAGACGGCGATGAAACCAAGCTAAAACCAATGATCTTAAAAGATATTGCGGATATGGTTGGTTTGGATATTTCAACAATTTCGCGTGTAGCCAACAGTAAATATGTGGAAACGCCATACGGAACAAAACTGATTAAAGAGTTTTTCTCTGAAGCGATGAAAAACGATCAGGGAGAAGATGTTTCGACTTTAGAAATCAAAAAAATTCTTAAGAATACCATTGAAGAAGAAGACAAAAAGAAACCGCTTCCAGATGATCAATTGGCCGAAATCTTAAAAGAAAAAGGGTATCCCATTGCCCGAAGAACTATTGCAAAATATCGTGAACAGCTTGATATTCCGGTAGCAAGAATGCGAAAGAAGATTTAA
- the asnS gene encoding asparagine--tRNA ligase yields MRHTKVKDLLNSTTTLQEVNAKGWVRTFRNNQFIALNDGSTINNIQCVVDFENTPEETLKRITTGAAVSVIGTLVESKGAGQKYEIQVNKLEILGDSDAEKFPMQPKKHSLEFLRENAHLRVRTNAFGAIMRVRSVLSFAVHKYFQEKGFVYVNTPIITGADAEGAGEMFQVTSLPLDNLPKNEEGNIDFKKDFFGKHTNLTVSGQLEGETFAMALGQIYTFGPTFRAENSNTSRHLAEFWMIEPEVAFNNLDDNMDLAEDFIQYVIKYALDNCGDDLKFLEGRLLEEEKSKPQAERSEMALLEKLNFVLDNNFKRVSYTEAIDILRDSTPNKKKKFQYLINEWGADLQSEHERYLVEKHFKCPVILFDYPANIKAFYMRLNDNTEPGRETVRAMDILFPGIGEIVGGSEREERYDVLVEKMKALQIDEEELYWYLDTRRFGSATHAGFGLGFERLVLFVTGMTNIRDVIPFPRTPGSAEF; encoded by the coding sequence ATGAGACACACAAAGGTTAAAGACTTATTAAACAGTACGACGACGCTACAGGAAGTGAATGCAAAAGGATGGGTGAGAACTTTTAGAAATAATCAGTTCATCGCGCTTAATGACGGTTCTACAATTAATAATATTCAATGTGTTGTTGATTTTGAAAATACGCCAGAAGAAACTTTAAAAAGAATCACGACTGGAGCTGCGGTTTCTGTAATTGGAACTTTGGTTGAAAGTAAAGGTGCGGGTCAGAAATACGAAATTCAGGTGAACAAACTTGAAATCCTTGGAGATTCTGATGCAGAGAAATTCCCAATGCAGCCTAAAAAACACTCTTTAGAGTTTTTACGTGAAAACGCTCACCTGCGTGTACGTACAAACGCTTTTGGTGCGATTATGCGTGTGCGTTCGGTATTGTCATTTGCGGTTCACAAATATTTTCAAGAAAAAGGATTTGTGTATGTAAACACGCCTATTATCACTGGAGCTGATGCTGAAGGTGCTGGAGAAATGTTCCAAGTGACTTCATTACCATTGGATAATCTACCAAAAAATGAAGAAGGAAACATTGATTTCAAAAAAGATTTCTTTGGAAAACATACCAACTTAACGGTTTCTGGACAATTAGAAGGAGAAACTTTTGCAATGGCTTTGGGTCAGATTTATACGTTTGGACCAACTTTTAGAGCAGAAAACTCAAACACTTCTCGTCACTTGGCTGAATTTTGGATGATCGAACCTGAAGTTGCTTTCAACAACCTTGATGACAACATGGATTTGGCTGAAGATTTTATTCAATACGTAATTAAATATGCTTTAGACAATTGTGGTGATGATTTGAAATTCTTAGAAGGAAGACTTTTAGAAGAAGAAAAATCAAAACCACAGGCTGAGAGAAGCGAAATGGCGTTGTTAGAAAAATTGAACTTTGTTTTAGATAACAACTTCAAACGTGTTTCTTATACAGAAGCTATTGACATTTTAAGAGATTCAACTCCAAATAAAAAGAAGAAATTCCAATATTTAATCAACGAATGGGGAGCTGATTTACAGTCAGAACACGAGCGTTATTTAGTAGAAAAACACTTTAAATGTCCTGTAATTTTATTTGATTACCCTGCAAACATTAAAGCGTTTTACATGCGTTTGAACGATAACACAGAACCAGGAAGAGAAACTGTTCGTGCTATGGACATCCTTTTCCCTGGAATTGGAGAAATCGTTGGTGGTTCTGAAAGAGAAGAGCGCTACGATGTTTTGGTTGAAAAAATGAAAGCTTTACAAATCGACGAAGAAGAATTATACTGGTATTTAGACACCAGAAGATTTGGTTCAGCGACTCACGCAGGTTTCGGTTTAGGATTTGAGCGTTTGGTATTGTTTGTTACAGGTATGACAAACATTAGAGACGTAATTCCTTTCCCAAGAACTCCGGGTAGCGCGGAATTCTAA
- a CDS encoding LytR/AlgR family response regulator transcription factor, whose translation MNTKLKCLLLDDELPGLTYLKMLCEQIPELEIVKTFNNPQKLLSDIPDLDFDLLISDIEMPGMDGLHLAEMLDNKLVIFCTAYKDYAADAFNIDAVDYITKPVKLERLQKAITKAFERFDKSDNSKKFMQLNTDKGKTLLYFNKIQYITTASSDSRDKTVLLTDGSFLNLKNVKFDTLLHELPDADFCRINKKEIVAVKAIKFFNHNEIVLHHLEENNKNTALILSETYRSDFLKKVKL comes from the coding sequence TTGAATACAAAACTGAAATGCTTGCTTCTGGACGATGAGCTTCCAGGATTGACTTATCTGAAAATGCTTTGCGAACAAATTCCAGAATTGGAAATCGTCAAAACATTCAATAATCCGCAGAAACTTTTGTCTGATATTCCAGATCTGGATTTTGATCTCTTAATTTCTGATATCGAAATGCCAGGAATGGACGGTTTGCATTTAGCTGAAATGTTAGATAATAAATTAGTGATTTTCTGTACCGCTTATAAAGATTATGCCGCCGATGCTTTTAATATTGATGCTGTTGATTATATCACAAAACCGGTAAAACTGGAACGTCTTCAAAAAGCCATTACAAAAGCTTTTGAGCGTTTCGATAAATCAGATAATTCCAAAAAGTTCATGCAATTGAATACAGATAAAGGAAAGACTTTGCTGTATTTTAATAAAATTCAATACATCACAACAGCTTCAAGCGATAGCCGTGATAAAACAGTTTTGCTTACCGATGGAAGTTTTCTGAATTTAAAGAATGTAAAATTCGATACCCTTTTACACGAATTACCCGACGCCGATTTCTGTAGAATTAACAAAAAAGAAATTGTAGCGGTAAAGGCGATAAAATTTTTTAATCACAACGAAATTGTGCTTCATCATTTAGAAGAAAACAATAAAAATACAGCCTTAATCTTAAGTGAAACCTATCGTTCTGATTTTTTGAAAAAGGTAAAATTATAA
- a CDS encoding helix-turn-helix domain-containing protein — MIEVEYYFNTSSQWAKDLANSFSKRIGTEVSFKDNKLIFPSSVAIGRYEYYELSENLGMLCVDIVFKDEVLLHKKQLIGNDYYGLAFDVSEHNVKVTQSDGKKVNILDELVKPVVLSSHAFDSAVLFHKNVPVRYVQIFGHRSWGIKNLTEPIPLELTRFKEFANALPMHAIANFDNKSYDLVNEILELDTTRVNLIQLLEGYACQLIALFFNNLRDEYADTKNSVSPDAMRIIELKEIQEQNLTNVLTLSKAAISCFMSTSKFASMFQTLFKENYGEYFIRKKMERAKDFLNDGYSVSDTASTLGYNNIGYFAQTFKKYFNILPGEYKRSRKE; from the coding sequence ATGATAGAAGTCGAATATTATTTTAATACCTCAAGTCAGTGGGCGAAAGATTTGGCTAATTCTTTCAGTAAAAGGATTGGAACTGAAGTATCTTTTAAAGACAACAAACTGATTTTTCCATCTTCTGTAGCCATCGGAAGATATGAATATTATGAATTGAGTGAGAATTTAGGAATGTTGTGCGTAGATATTGTGTTTAAGGATGAAGTGCTGTTACATAAAAAGCAATTAATTGGAAATGATTATTATGGCCTTGCTTTTGATGTAAGCGAACATAATGTTAAAGTAACACAGTCCGATGGCAAAAAGGTCAATATTCTGGATGAACTTGTAAAACCTGTAGTGTTAAGTTCTCACGCTTTTGATTCTGCTGTTTTATTTCATAAAAATGTACCCGTTCGTTATGTACAGATTTTTGGTCATAGAAGTTGGGGAATAAAAAACCTAACAGAACCTATACCCTTAGAGCTTACAAGATTTAAAGAGTTTGCTAATGCTCTGCCAATGCATGCCATTGCTAATTTTGATAATAAAAGTTATGACTTGGTCAATGAAATATTAGAACTAGATACGACAAGAGTAAATTTAATACAATTGCTTGAAGGATATGCCTGTCAGTTAATAGCATTATTCTTCAATAATCTAAGAGACGAATATGCCGACACGAAAAATTCTGTTTCACCGGATGCCATGCGTATTATTGAACTTAAAGAAATACAGGAACAAAACCTTACAAATGTATTAACACTTTCCAAAGCTGCAATCTCCTGTTTTATGAGCACCTCTAAATTCGCATCAATGTTTCAAACATTATTCAAAGAGAATTATGGAGAGTATTTTATCCGTAAGAAAATGGAGAGAGCAAAAGATTTTTTAAACGATGGGTATAGTGTGAGCGATACAGCATCAACACTAGGATATAACAATATAGGCTATTTTGCCCAAACGTTTAAAAAGTATTTTAATATTTTGCCTGGAGAATATAAAAGGTCGAGAAAAGAATAA
- a CDS encoding cation:proton antiporter: MNNIKNSVFYITIIGGFTALIYWVISKGAALEVGRNIVKKQIESNHWNDFLDSMVHNLQHPLAILLAQIVTIILVARLFGWFFRKIGQPSVIGEMIAGIVLGPSLVGMYFPEFSAALFPKESLGNLQFLSQIGLILFMFVIGMELDLKVLKNKAHDAVVISHASIVIPFALGLTLAYFIYHTFAPIGVEFSSFGLFMGIAMSITAFPVLARIVQERGMQKTKLGTIAITCAAADDITAWCILAVVIAIVKAGSFTSSLYVIGLAILYVIIMLKIVRPFLKRVGDLNSTRESLNKPVVAIFFITLLVSAYAAELIGIHALFGAFLAGAIMPENNKFRNIFIEKVEDVAIIVLLPLFFVFTGLRTQIGLLNDPELWKITGLIIAVAVAGKFFGSALAAKFVGQSWKDSLAIGALMNTRGLMELVVLNIGYDLGVLSTEIFTMMVIMALVTTFMTGPALDFIGFIFKDKETAVPEEIGSKSKYKILLSFATPERGKKLLQIANSLVKKQPDNSIVTAMHLSLSTEIHSFDVKDHEKKMLVPVIEESNRLNQKIVSLFKVSNDIDTDIIDSANHGDYDLLLVGLGQSIFDGTLLGKILGFTTRIVNPDRLIDKFTGKEGLFENNPFDERTRHIIAKTKMPVGIFIDKDLEEMNQVFIPVFSKEDAFLIDYAKKLINNNGSQITVLDASGEVRSTREIQETIRSIEQIAPNHIMIMNDRTIKKEFLDGQNLMIISLDSWKKLIESQSTWLNNTPSVLILKP; encoded by the coding sequence ATGAATAACATTAAAAACTCTGTATTTTACATTACAATTATTGGTGGTTTTACAGCACTGATTTATTGGGTAATTTCAAAAGGAGCCGCATTAGAAGTGGGGCGCAACATCGTAAAAAAACAAATCGAAAGTAACCATTGGAATGACTTCTTGGATTCTATGGTTCATAATTTACAGCATCCGTTAGCCATTTTATTGGCGCAGATCGTTACGATCATTTTAGTAGCCCGTTTATTTGGATGGTTTTTCAGAAAAATCGGTCAGCCATCTGTAATTGGAGAAATGATTGCAGGTATTGTTCTTGGGCCGTCTTTGGTCGGAATGTATTTTCCTGAATTTTCAGCCGCTTTATTTCCAAAAGAATCATTAGGAAACTTGCAGTTCTTAAGCCAGATTGGTTTGATTCTTTTTATGTTCGTAATCGGAATGGAATTGGATCTTAAAGTACTAAAAAACAAAGCACATGATGCGGTTGTGATCAGCCACGCCAGTATTGTAATTCCGTTTGCTTTAGGATTAACTTTAGCTTATTTTATATACCACACTTTTGCCCCAATTGGTGTTGAGTTTTCTTCTTTCGGATTATTTATGGGAATTGCCATGAGTATAACTGCTTTTCCGGTTTTGGCCAGAATTGTACAGGAACGAGGAATGCAGAAAACAAAACTAGGAACGATCGCGATTACGTGTGCGGCAGCCGATGATATTACAGCTTGGTGTATTTTGGCTGTTGTAATTGCGATTGTAAAAGCAGGTTCATTTACAAGTTCGTTATATGTTATCGGTTTAGCGATTTTATACGTAATTATTATGTTGAAAATCGTTCGTCCGTTCTTAAAACGTGTTGGAGATTTAAATTCGACTCGTGAAAGTTTGAATAAACCAGTTGTTGCGATTTTCTTTATCACACTTTTGGTTTCTGCTTATGCAGCAGAATTAATCGGAATTCATGCTTTATTTGGAGCTTTCTTGGCAGGAGCAATTATGCCGGAAAACAATAAATTCAGAAACATATTTATTGAAAAAGTAGAAGATGTAGCCATTATCGTTTTATTGCCATTATTCTTTGTTTTTACTGGTTTACGTACACAAATTGGTTTGCTGAATGATCCTGAATTATGGAAAATTACAGGTTTAATTATTGCTGTTGCTGTTGCAGGTAAATTCTTTGGAAGTGCTTTGGCAGCGAAATTTGTCGGACAAAGCTGGAAAGATAGTTTAGCAATTGGAGCATTAATGAACACACGTGGTTTGATGGAACTTGTTGTTCTGAATATCGGTTACGATCTTGGAGTTTTATCTACAGAGATTTTTACGATGATGGTAATCATGGCTTTGGTTACGACTTTTATGACAGGCCCAGCTTTAGATTTTATCGGATTCATTTTTAAAGATAAAGAAACCGCTGTGCCAGAAGAAATAGGAAGTAAGAGTAAATATAAAATTCTGCTTTCGTTTGCAACGCCAGAAAGAGGAAAAAAACTGCTTCAAATCGCTAATAGTTTAGTTAAAAAACAGCCAGACAACTCGATTGTAACAGCGATGCATTTGTCATTGAGTACAGAAATTCACTCTTTTGATGTGAAAGATCATGAGAAAAAAATGCTGGTTCCAGTTATCGAAGAATCCAATCGTTTAAATCAAAAGATTGTAAGTCTTTTTAAAGTTTCTAATGATATTGATACCGATATTATTGATTCGGCAAATCATGGAGATTATGATTTGTTATTGGTTGGTCTTGGACAATCTATCTTTGATGGAACTTTGCTTGGAAAAATCCTTGGATTTACAACCCGAATTGTAAACCCAGATCGTTTGATTGATAAGTTTACCGGAAAAGAAGGTTTGTTTGAAAATAATCCTTTTGATGAAAGAACACGTCATATAATTGCAAAAACCAAAATGCCAGTTGGTATTTTTATTGATAAAGATTTAGAAGAAATGAATCAAGTGTTTATTCCTGTTTTTAGTAAAGAAGATGCTTTTTTAATAGATTATGCTAAAAAATTAATCAATAATAATGGTTCTCAGATCACGGTTCTGGATGCAAGCGGAGAAGTTCGAAGTACTCGTGAGATTCAGGAAACCATCCGATCTATAGAACAGATTGCCCCAAATCATATTATGATTATGAATGACAGAACAATTAAAAAAGAGTTTTTAGATGGTCAAAACCTAATGATTATAAGTTTGGACAGCTGGAAAAAACTAATAGAATCTCAAAGTACTTGGCTGAACAATACGCCTTCGGTTTTGATTCTTAAACCATAA